CCGGGGGAGGTATCGGGTCTGGCGGAAAAGAGCACGGTTCCCTGGTCATCGATGATATGCAGGTTGTCAATGTCTCCGGGAATGATGTCCGTCAAAAGCCGGGCATAATCGATCTGGTCCAGAGGTTTTCCGAACAAAAGCGATTTGTTGAGTTTGCGCTGCATCTGGCTGCCGATGATCCGGTATTTCCTCAGATTGCTTTCTTCCAGGTTGCCGGTCAGAAAACCGATTTCCAGAAAACAGTTCAATCCCTGGACAAACAGAATAATCAGAAAAGTGACGATCATGATCCGGGATCGTAATTTCATGAGATGCCTTTGTATTGTATCATGAGCATGGCAATGTCATCATACTGGGGTGCCCCGGCAGCAAAGGATTTCAGGTCGCCTTTGATGTATTCCACCAGAGTGCGGGAAGATACCGGTGCCTTTGAAACAATGCGGTCCAGAAGGGTTTTTTCCGAATAAAACCGCTCCTGATCATCCATGGCCTCGGTGACACCGTCCGTATACAGAAACAATGCTTCCCCCGGCGCCAGGGTCAGCGACAGATCCTTATAGCTAATGTCGTCCATGATCCCCACCATCGGACCGCTGATCGCTTTTTGGTACCCGGCCTGTCCGGATCCCATGATATGCACGGCCGGGTTGTGCCCCCCGTTGGCATAGGTGATCACACCGGTATTCAGGTCCAGTATCCCTATGAACAATGTCACAAACATGGACTGGGGATTGTCACTGGAGATGGCATCGTTCACCTCGGTCATGATGGCACCCGGACTGATTTTCTTGAACGCGGATGTTTTGATCAACGTCTTGGTAATGGCCATCATTAGAGCGGCCGGCACCCCTTTGCCGGACACATCTCCGATGGTGAAACACAGTTTGTGATCTTCGACAAAATAAAAATCATATAAATCCCCGCCCACTTCTTTGGCCGGTTCAAGGGAGGCAAAGATATCCATGGCTTTGCAGTCGGGAAACGGGGGAAAAATCTTGGGAAGCAGCCCCAGCTGGATATCTTTGGCAATATTGAGTTCTCCCTGGATCCGTTCATTTTTGGCTGTTGTTTCAAGCAGTTGACGGATATTTTCCTTCAGCTGCCCTTTCATGAAAACAAACGCGTTGGCCAGAAGTCCCACTTCATCCCTGTTTTTTTGGGCCAGTTGATCCAGATACATGTCCTGGGTTTCATCCCGGGTCAGATCCGCCGATGAAAACGCCTTGACACGATCCGCCAGAAATTTCAAGGGTCTGGAAATCCGGGACACCATCCAGGCCGCAGACAGAAGACTGCACAAAAGAATCAGCCCGATCAATGCGCTTTGTTTGAACACAATCTCTTTGGCCGGCGCCCGGATCTCCGACACCGGCACCGTGACCCCGATATACCAGCCCAAGGGTTTGAAAAACCGGATATAGGCGATCATCTCCTGTTTTTCAAACAGATCGGACTGATAAGACAAAAATCCCCCCCCTTGAATGGCCCGGGTCACCATATCCTGAACCAAAAGATTGCCGGTCTGAAAATTGACGGTTTGCTTAAATTGACTTGCAAGGTCCGGATCGGTCATGGCCAGCACGGAAAACGCGTTGTCAAACAGAAAAGCGATTCCGGTCCTGCCGATGCGGATGTCGGCAAAGGTTTCTCCCAGAGTTTCCACGATTTTGGACAGTTTTTCCTGGGCCTCCACCTCGATATCTTCAATATTGACAACGGTTCCCACCACCCAGTCCCAGGGACTGAAGGTCTGAATGCAGGTCAGATATCTGGCCCGGTATGCTTTTCTGTCCGGCCAGCTCACCACCGAGACAACCGGATCCGGGCTGATGCCGGCTGCATCCAGGTTCTGGGCCAGGGTGTTGCTTTTCATGTCCATGAATCCGCTGATATCCTGTCCCACGAATTCAGGGTCGGGATGTGCGAGCACGGTCAGGTTTTTATCTGCGATAAAAAGAGTGCCATGGGTTTCCTGATCCGTGCTGTTCATCACCCAGTCCAGCACCATCTGCTGGGCTGTGTCCATGGAAGACCGATTTTCACGGCTGTATCGATGCTGTTGCTCGATCAGCTTGACAACCAGGTCGGTCCGGCCCTTTAATATCTGTTTATACCGTGTCACCGAATCGATCTTATCGGTTATCAGGTTGTTGTATTCCCCGCGGATATTGAGACTGATCAGAGACAACACGTGCTGGGACAACCGTTCCTGCTGGGCCAGCATGGCATGGTTGATTTCCTTGCCGGAGATGGTGATGATGAGTATGGCTGTCA
The window above is part of the Desulfotignum phosphitoxidans DSM 13687 genome. Proteins encoded here:
- a CDS encoding SpoIIE family protein phosphatase, which translates into the protein MKETDPVKKKVPLLNSVQSKIIFLVIAIMAVTAILIITISGKEINHAMLAQQERLSQHVLSLISLNIRGEYNNLITDKIDSVTRYKQILKGRTDLVVKLIEQQHRYSRENRSSMDTAQQMVLDWVMNSTDQETHGTLFIADKNLTVLAHPDPEFVGQDISGFMDMKSNTLAQNLDAAGISPDPVVSVVSWPDRKAYRARYLTCIQTFSPWDWVVGTVVNIEDIEVEAQEKLSKIVETLGETFADIRIGRTGIAFLFDNAFSVLAMTDPDLASQFKQTVNFQTGNLLVQDMVTRAIQGGGFLSYQSDLFEKQEMIAYIRFFKPLGWYIGVTVPVSEIRAPAKEIVFKQSALIGLILLCSLLSAAWMVSRISRPLKFLADRVKAFSSADLTRDETQDMYLDQLAQKNRDEVGLLANAFVFMKGQLKENIRQLLETTAKNERIQGELNIAKDIQLGLLPKIFPPFPDCKAMDIFASLEPAKEVGGDLYDFYFVEDHKLCFTIGDVSGKGVPAALMMAITKTLIKTSAFKKISPGAIMTEVNDAISSDNPQSMFVTLFIGILDLNTGVITYANGGHNPAVHIMGSGQAGYQKAISGPMVGIMDDISYKDLSLTLAPGEALFLYTDGVTEAMDDQERFYSEKTLLDRIVSKAPVSSRTLVEYIKGDLKSFAAGAPQYDDIAMLMIQYKGIS